Proteins encoded in a region of the Triticum dicoccoides isolate Atlit2015 ecotype Zavitan chromosome 3A, WEW_v2.0, whole genome shotgun sequence genome:
- the LOC119268066 gene encoding ATP-citrate synthase beta chain protein 1, with protein MATGQIFSKTTQALFYNYKQLPIQRMLDFDFLCGRETPSVAGIINPGSDGFQKLFFGQEEIAIPVHPTIEAACNAHPTADVFINFASFRSAAASSMSALKQPTVRVVAIIAEGVPESDAKQLISYARANNKVIIGPATVGGVQAGAFKIGDTAGTIDNIIQCKLYRPGSVGFVSKSGGMSNELYNTIARVTDGIYEGIAIGGDVFPGSTLSDHILRFNNIPQVKMMVVLGELGGSDEYSLVEALKQGKVQKPVVAWVSGTCARLFKSEVQFGHAGAKSGGELESAQAKNQALRDAGAVVPTSFEALESVIKETFEKLVEEGNIPPVPEVTPPPIPEDLKTAIKSGKVRAPTHIISTISDDRGEEPCYAGVPMSTIIERGYGVGDVISLLWFKRSLPRYCTQFIEICIMLCADHGPCVSGAHNSIVTARAGKDLVSSLVSGLLTIGPRFGGAIDDAARYFKDAYDRGLTPYEFVEGMKKKGIRVPGIGHRIKSRDNRDKRVQLLQKYAHTHFPSVKYMEYAVQVETYTLSKANNLVMNVDGAIGSLFLDLLSGSGMFSKQEIDEIVEIGYLNGLFVLARSIGLIGHTFDQKRLKQPLYRHPWEDVLYTK; from the exons ATGGCGACGGGTCAAATTTTCTCGAAAACCACCCAAGCATTATTCTATAATTATAAGCAACTCCCTATCCAACGGATGCTTGATTTTGACTTCCTCTGTG GGAGAGAAACACCTTCTGTTGCTGGAATAATCAATCCTGGTTCTGATGGGTTCCAGAAACTTTTCTTTGGACAAGAAGAAATTGCTATTCCGGTTCATCCTAC AATTGAAGCTGCTTGCAATGCACACCCAACCGCGGATGtatttatcaactttgcatctttccgGAG TGCGGCTGCTTCTTCAATGTCAGCTTTGAAGCAGCCAACTGTCCGAGTTGTAGCCATTATAGCAGAGGGTGTTCCTGAATCAGACGCAAAGCAGCTAATTAGCTATGCACGTGCTAACAACAAG GTCATCATTGGACCTGCAACAGTCGGAGGAGTTCAAGCTGGTGCTTTCAAGATTGGTGATACTGCTGGAACCATTGATAACATAATTCAATGCAAGCTGTACAGGCCTGGATCAGTTGGTTTTGTGTCTAAATCG GGTGGCATGTCAAATGAGCTGTACAACACGATTGCAAGAGTGACTGATGGTATTTATGAAG GAATTGCAATTGGTGGGGATGTTTTCCCTGGCTCAACTCTTTCAGATCACATTCTGCGTTTTAACAACATACCCCAG GTTAAAATGATGGTTGTTCTTGGGGAGCTTGGAGGAAGCGATGAGTATTCACTCGTCGAAGCCTTGAAACAAGGAAAGGTTCAGAAACCTGTTGTTGCCTGGGTTAGTGGGACATGTGCACGCCTATTCAAATCTGAGGTCCAGTTTGGCCATGCT GGCGCGAAGAGCGGTGGTGAGTTGGAATCCGCACAAGCTAAGAATCAGGCACTAAGGGATGCTGGGGCAGTTGTCCCGACTTCATTTGAAGCTCTTGAAAGTGTGATTAAGGAGACATTTGAGAAGCTG GTTGAGGAAGGAAATATTCCTCCTGTCCCTGAGGTTACACCTCCCCCCATTCCTGAGGATCTTAAAACTGCCATTAAAAGTGGGAAGGTCCGAGCTCCCACACACATTATCTCCACTATCTCTGATGATAGAG GTGAGGAACCTTGCTATGCTGGTGTGCCCATGTCTACAATTATTGAAAGGGGTTATGGAGTTGGTGATGTTATTTCTCTTTTGTGGTTCAAGCGCAGCCTTCCTCGTTATTGTACTCAATTTATCGAG ATATGCATCATGCTTTGCGCTGATCATGGTCCTTGTGTATCCGGTGCTCACAATTCTATAGTTACTGCTAGGGCTGGCAAGGACCTTGTTTCCAGCTTGGTATCTG GATTATTGACAATTGGCCCCCGATTTGGTGGTGCAATTGATGACGCTGCTCGGTACTTCAAAGATGCATATGATAGG GGTCTTACGCCTTATGAATTTGTTGAGGGCATGAAAAAGAAGGGAATCCGTGTCCCTGGGATTGGTCACAG GATCAAAAGCAGAGACAACAGGGACAAGAGAGTGCAGCTTTTACAGAAATATGCTCACACACACTTCCCTTCAGTCAAGTACATGGAGTACGCTGTTCAGGTTGAGACCTACACCCTGTCAAAGGCCAACAATTTGGTTATGAACGTTGACGGTGCGATTGGCTCGCTTTTCTTGGATCTTCTTTCTGGGAGTGGAATGTTCAGCAAGCAAGAAATTGATGAGATTGTAGAGATTGGATATCTTAATGGACTCTTTGTGCTTGCACGTTCAATTGGCCTAATTGG CCACACCTTTGATCAGAAGAGGCTCAAGCAACCACTCTACCGTCACCCTTGGGAAGATGTCCTGTACACCAAGTGA